A genomic region of Bernardetia sp. ABR2-2B contains the following coding sequences:
- a CDS encoding SpoIIE family protein phosphatase: MIYIPLKAQVGKPFIHNYSSKEYKAHVQNWSLTQDSRGVIYIGNGDGILEFDGNNWRIIPITKSKGTGFSMFYSDLGKSYNDKVYVGANNEFGYLTANTQGYLEYNSLIGLLDTIPNFDRILKVVQQKTEKSNEIIFYAPSLRKIFILEGEGREAKLDTLSYNRYQVIFDIDERAYFWDLNKGLQKIENKKFVPVSANSFYESHITDLIIKETEDTQLIYARGYTVSEDRRINITDRKLYRVSTSQFEVSTPQDVSDEYPEFLAFLNGIRYSYGIYNKVLRLPSNKIAVLDSRSGIYVLSEKGALQQKVIEETGLLSNNIYDMTVTDKGNLFLAMNKGVAHVETASPISFWDKNSGLDGVVEAIHHYKGITYVGTHQGLYYLKGDKAKKIKGDTPLDTQTWGFTRFTPVSEDGTPQEEILLVSDNNGTHQITDSTAKNILARRETAYDFYQSKKTPNRVFVMYGDGLSAINYDNGKWTFEEYVPHLKDDVRMVAEDKNGNLWLGTFRNGAIKIPYYEDPKEITTDKIKYYKEEQGFSSLKNVLVYPFKGDVIFATEGGLYRYDEQNDKMIPAPELQGTTLADGSRDIFSFTEGANGDLYYSGLQSATGSMGIAKKQADGSYELYETPFKKIAEMMVLAHYLAPDGTMWFGGSEGVFRYDPKEDTDYYKARNILIRKVQIGKDSVVYGGFAQKYAINKNPSYQIISLDEELPYELNSLTFEFSLPDFGEGKNKYRYRLKGFSEEWSEWTTDSKAIYTNLFEGKYTFEVEGKNSYEQLSNITGYSFTIKAPWYRAWWAFIIYAIIAIALVWLVVKWNTRRLEKDKEKLEAIVEQRTAEIQQQKEEIEQQANNVLLANAEINQQKEEIEAQAESLVDANLSIQKQNQEILIQKEEVENSYKNIQILSEIGQKITQILNQKDLVKTVYSNINALMPAEFFGIGLYNPQLQRIEFSGFIENNEEMPFHYDRLEETESKSVISFSQRKELIENDFLTDLKKIQEEKGEKFEAKVGQIPQSFVYLPLFVEQKPVGVITVQSLEKNAYGEQQLTILRTLAAYTSIALDNVSAYQMIQEKNRNITDSIRYANTIQGAVLPHQNEFSKLFNEHFILYNPKDIVSGDFYWLAHKQNITYLAAIDCTGHGVPGAFMSMIGHSILTEVINEIPAATPAKILEEMNDRLVLALHQNQESNSDGMDMCLCAFHFTDSDDDTKVEFAGAKRALYYALPNSAKSEIEVLPATRRSIGGKQRVEKPFENNKINVPKGTTFYLTTDGYVDQNSPQGNKIGTLKFLETLKDISDKSLAEQHLHLVNYLDKFQSTTEQRDDITIIGIRV; encoded by the coding sequence TTGATTTATATTCCTTTGAAGGCACAAGTAGGAAAACCTTTCATTCATAACTATAGCTCAAAAGAATACAAGGCACATGTTCAGAATTGGAGCTTGACGCAAGATAGCCGTGGAGTAATATATATTGGAAACGGAGATGGTATTTTGGAGTTTGATGGAAATAATTGGCGTATTATTCCGATTACCAAGAGCAAAGGAACAGGGTTTTCTATGTTTTATTCTGATTTAGGAAAAAGTTATAACGACAAAGTATATGTAGGAGCAAACAATGAGTTTGGTTATCTAACTGCAAATACACAAGGTTATTTAGAATACAATTCATTAATAGGTTTATTAGATACCATTCCTAATTTTGATAGGATTTTGAAGGTTGTTCAGCAAAAAACAGAAAAAAGTAATGAGATTATCTTCTATGCTCCTTCTTTAAGAAAAATATTTATTTTAGAAGGTGAGGGCAGAGAGGCAAAATTGGACACGCTTTCTTATAATAGGTATCAAGTTATTTTTGATATAGATGAGAGAGCTTATTTTTGGGATTTGAATAAAGGTTTGCAAAAGATAGAGAATAAAAAATTTGTTCCTGTTTCAGCCAATTCATTCTATGAAAGCCATATTACTGATTTAATAATAAAAGAGACTGAAGATACGCAACTTATTTACGCAAGAGGCTATACCGTTTCAGAAGATAGAAGAATTAATATTACTGACAGAAAATTATACCGTGTTTCTACTTCTCAATTTGAAGTAAGCACTCCACAAGATGTCTCAGATGAATATCCAGAATTTCTAGCATTTCTGAACGGAATACGATATTCATACGGTATTTATAATAAGGTCTTACGTCTACCTTCTAATAAAATAGCTGTTTTAGATAGCAGAAGTGGAATATATGTGTTGAGTGAAAAAGGAGCTTTACAGCAAAAAGTAATAGAAGAAACAGGTCTTTTATCAAATAACATCTATGATATGACAGTTACAGATAAAGGCAACTTGTTTCTAGCGATGAACAAAGGTGTTGCACACGTAGAAACTGCTTCTCCAATCTCGTTTTGGGATAAAAATTCAGGTTTAGACGGAGTAGTAGAAGCTATACACCATTATAAAGGAATAACATATGTCGGTACGCATCAAGGATTATATTATTTAAAGGGAGATAAAGCAAAAAAAATAAAAGGCGATACTCCTTTGGATACTCAAACGTGGGGCTTTACTCGCTTCACACCCGTTTCTGAAGATGGAACTCCTCAAGAAGAAATACTGCTTGTAAGTGATAATAATGGCACTCATCAAATCACAGACTCAACAGCAAAAAATATTTTGGCTCGTAGAGAGACAGCTTATGATTTTTATCAATCTAAAAAAACTCCAAATCGTGTTTTTGTAATGTATGGAGATGGATTGAGTGCAATAAATTATGATAATGGAAAATGGACTTTTGAAGAATATGTTCCTCATCTAAAAGATGATGTTAGAATGGTAGCAGAAGATAAAAATGGAAACCTTTGGCTAGGAACATTCAGAAATGGAGCTATCAAAATTCCATATTATGAAGACCCTAAAGAAATTACAACTGATAAAATAAAATATTACAAAGAAGAACAAGGATTTTCATCTCTCAAAAATGTATTAGTATATCCTTTCAAAGGCGATGTTATTTTTGCAACTGAAGGAGGACTTTATAGATATGATGAGCAGAATGATAAAATGATTCCTGCACCAGAATTACAAGGAACAACTCTAGCTGATGGAAGTAGAGATATTTTTTCCTTTACAGAAGGTGCGAATGGTGATTTGTATTACTCGGGTCTGCAAAGTGCAACAGGCTCAATGGGAATAGCAAAAAAACAAGCAGATGGAAGTTATGAATTGTATGAAACTCCCTTTAAGAAAATTGCTGAAATGATGGTTTTGGCTCATTATTTAGCTCCTGATGGAACAATGTGGTTCGGTGGTTCGGAAGGTGTCTTTAGATATGACCCAAAAGAAGATACTGATTATTATAAGGCAAGAAATATACTGATTAGAAAAGTACAAATAGGTAAAGATTCAGTAGTTTATGGAGGATTTGCACAAAAGTATGCTATTAATAAAAATCCTTCCTATCAAATTATTTCATTAGATGAAGAACTGCCTTATGAGCTAAATTCACTTACTTTTGAGTTCTCGTTGCCTGATTTTGGAGAAGGAAAAAACAAATATCGCTATCGCTTAAAAGGATTTAGTGAAGAGTGGAGCGAATGGACAACAGATAGTAAAGCAATTTATACAAATCTTTTTGAAGGAAAATATACTTTTGAGGTAGAAGGAAAAAATAGCTACGAGCAGCTAAGTAATATTACTGGTTATTCTTTTACCATAAAAGCACCTTGGTATAGAGCGTGGTGGGCATTTATTATTTATGCTATTATTGCCATTGCTTTAGTTTGGCTCGTTGTGAAATGGAATACTCGTCGTTTGGAAAAAGACAAAGAAAAACTAGAAGCTATCGTAGAGCAAAGAACTGCCGAAATCCAGCAACAAAAGGAAGAAATAGAACAACAAGCAAACAATGTTCTTCTTGCTAATGCCGAAATAAATCAACAAAAAGAAGAAATAGAGGCACAAGCAGAAAGTTTGGTTGATGCTAATCTTTCTATCCAAAAACAAAATCAAGAAATCTTGATTCAAAAAGAAGAAGTAGAAAACTCATATAAAAACATTCAAATACTTTCTGAAATTGGTCAGAAAATTACTCAAATCTTAAATCAAAAAGATTTAGTCAAAACGGTTTATAGCAATATAAATGCTCTGATGCCTGCCGAATTTTTTGGTATTGGACTTTACAATCCACAGCTACAACGCATTGAGTTTTCTGGTTTTATAGAAAATAATGAAGAAATGCCTTTTCATTATGATAGATTAGAAGAAACTGAAAGTAAGTCTGTTATTTCTTTTTCACAACGAAAAGAGCTGATAGAAAATGATTTTTTAACAGATTTGAAGAAAATTCAAGAAGAAAAAGGAGAAAAGTTTGAAGCAAAAGTAGGGCAGATTCCTCAATCATTTGTCTATCTACCTTTATTTGTAGAACAAAAACCTGTGGGTGTAATTACGGTTCAGAGTTTAGAAAAAAATGCGTACGGAGAGCAACAACTTACCATTCTTCGCACACTTGCAGCCTATACTTCGATTGCCTTAGATAATGTTTCGGCATATCAAATGATTCAAGAAAAAAACAGAAATATTACAGATTCTATTCGTTATGCAAATACCATTCAAGGTGCAGTTTTACCTCATCAAAATGAGTTTTCGAAGTTATTTAATGAGCATTTTATTCTTTATAATCCTAAAGATATTGTTTCGGGTGATTTTTATTGGTTAGCTCATAAACAAAACATTACTTATTTGGCTGCTATTGATTGTACTGGACACGGTGTTCCAGGGGCATTTATGTCTATGATAGGACATTCAATTCTGACAGAAGTAATTAACGAAATACCAGCTGCTACTCCTGCAAAGATTTTGGAGGAAATGAACGACCGTTTGGTTTTGGCGCTTCATCAAAATCAAGAATCTAATTCTGATGGAATGGATATGTGTTTGTGTGCTTTCCACTTTACAGATTCTGATGATGATACAAAAGTAGAGTTTGCAGGAGCAAAACGAGCTTTATATTATGCCTTACCTAATTCAGCAAAATCAGAAATAGAGGTTTTACCAGCTACAAGACGTTCTATTGGTGGCAAACAGCGTGTAGAAAAACCATTTGAAAACAATAAAATTAATGTTCCAAAAGGTACAACTTTTTATCTAACTACTGATGGTTATGTCGACCAAAATAGTCCTCAAGGTAATAAGATAGGAACACTAAAATTTTTGGAAACCTTAAAAGATATTTCGGATAAATCACTCGCAGAACAACATCTACATTTAGTAAATTACTTAGACAAATTCCAAAGTACGACTGAACAACGAGACGATATTACCATTATAGGAATTAGAGTTTAA
- the murA gene encoding UDP-N-acetylglucosamine 1-carboxyvinyltransferase → MAKLKESVTFEVEGGTPLKGEITPQGAKNEALQILCAVLLTDQPVIVNNIPLIRDVLKLIDLLGHLGVKTEKLSDHSYKFEASTINLEFLYSSDFIEKGGALRGSVMIMGPLLARFGKCRLGQPGGDKIGRRRLDTHFRGFEELGARFNYDAENKYYNVDATNLKGKYILLEEASVTGTANILMAAVLAKGKTTLYNAACEPYIQQLCDMLCRMGAKIEGIGSNLLTIEGVEKLGGTEHTMLPDMIEIGSFIGLAAITASEIRIKNARIDKLGCIPNTFKKLGIHMIFEDDDIIIPAQEHYHIDSYIDGSILSIADAPWPGFTPDLISIVLVVATQAHGTLMIHQKMFESRLFFVDKLIDMGAKIILCDPHRATVLGLGRQQDLRGITMTSPDIRAGVSLLLAALSSQGKSTIHNAEQIDRGYQFIDKRLNALGAKIKRIEE, encoded by the coding sequence ATGGCAAAATTGAAAGAATCTGTAACCTTTGAAGTAGAAGGAGGAACACCACTAAAAGGAGAAATCACTCCACAAGGAGCAAAAAATGAAGCCTTACAAATTTTGTGTGCTGTTTTATTAACTGACCAACCTGTCATTGTAAATAATATTCCTCTAATTCGTGATGTACTCAAGCTCATTGACTTATTAGGACACTTGGGTGTGAAAACTGAAAAATTAAGTGACCACTCCTATAAATTTGAAGCTTCTACTATAAATTTAGAGTTTTTATATAGTTCTGATTTCATAGAAAAAGGAGGTGCATTGCGTGGCTCAGTAATGATTATGGGACCTTTATTAGCTCGTTTCGGAAAATGTCGTTTAGGGCAACCAGGAGGAGATAAAATAGGAAGAAGAAGATTAGATACACACTTTAGAGGTTTTGAAGAATTGGGAGCTAGATTTAATTATGATGCTGAAAATAAATATTATAATGTCGATGCTACAAACCTAAAAGGAAAATATATTTTGTTAGAAGAAGCATCTGTAACAGGAACAGCAAATATTTTGATGGCTGCCGTACTTGCAAAGGGAAAAACAACGCTTTATAACGCTGCTTGTGAGCCTTATATTCAACAGCTCTGTGATATGCTTTGCAGAATGGGAGCAAAAATAGAAGGTATTGGCTCAAATCTTTTAACAATTGAAGGTGTTGAAAAACTAGGAGGTACAGAACACACGATGCTTCCAGATATGATAGAAATTGGAAGTTTTATTGGATTAGCTGCCATAACAGCTTCCGAAATTCGTATCAAAAATGCTCGTATAGACAAACTTGGCTGCATTCCAAACACCTTCAAAAAGTTAGGAATCCATATGATTTTTGAAGACGATGATATTATTATTCCTGCACAAGAACATTATCATATAGATTCTTATATCGATGGTTCTATTCTTTCGATTGCTGATGCACCTTGGCCTGGTTTTACACCTGATTTGATTTCGATTGTTTTGGTTGTTGCTACACAGGCACACGGAACACTTATGATTCACCAAAAAATGTTCGAAAGTCGTTTGTTTTTTGTAGATAAACTAATTGATATGGGAGCAAAAATAATACTTTGTGACCCACATCGTGCGACCGTTTTAGGGTTAGGAAGACAACAAGATTTGAGAGGAATTACGATGACTTCGCCTGATATTCGTGCAGGAGTTTCGCTTCTTTTGGCTGCACTTTCTTCACAAGGAAAAAGCACAATCCACAATGCAGAACAGATAGATAGAGGTTACCAATTTATTGATAAGCGTTTGAATGCACTAGGCGCAAAAATCAAACGTATTGAAGAATAA
- a CDS encoding DUF6056 family protein, which yields MILLKKNSTSTLKIIFLFLCILPFFFLAFFARPSADEYPFFTQLSSMSSLEFAYFMYKNWSGRYFSVFLVALFLKLIVYWQGFYPIFIFLILVVNFFSFYWMIDRLNFTDSRKEKLLLTSSLFIVYLYGMPSLAEGFYWFICALGYMFINCLVIFWIGFLIEREAKIYNSKSVLKENLLILFFTFALCGSMEIISSFVVGLIAVIWLTKFINTKRINTFYGLLFLFALLCFCFSVFAAGNSVRGSHFAGLSNPIFILPKLIPNSLNYIFYWFFETPILVFTLFYLPFAHKIASKSSYDFVFKVNPFWALIVWIGVVFGSFSIGYISIGGELPMRINNIIYFLFLIGWFYIVSVFVSFYQKNNDFSIFKNPSVFTNLIAPVVVFLFLYKENNPIRAAYADILKGRAYNYSMQLDTRKTLLSNCKSDTCIVPIIPNPPHIIYEPALDLTTDPENWKNKSQAIYFGVKAIKVKE from the coding sequence ATGATTTTACTGAAAAAAAACTCTACATCAACTCTAAAAATCATTTTTCTATTTTTATGTATTCTTCCCTTTTTTTTCTTGGCATTTTTTGCACGTCCTTCGGCAGATGAATATCCTTTTTTCACTCAACTCTCTTCTATGAGTAGCCTAGAATTTGCCTATTTTATGTATAAAAATTGGTCTGGGCGTTACTTTTCTGTTTTTTTAGTTGCTCTTTTCTTGAAGTTAATTGTTTACTGGCAAGGCTTTTATCCTATTTTTATCTTCTTAATTCTAGTAGTCAATTTTTTCAGTTTTTATTGGATGATTGACAGACTTAATTTTACTGATTCAAGAAAAGAAAAGCTACTTCTTACTAGCAGTCTTTTCATTGTCTATCTCTATGGAATGCCGAGTCTTGCAGAAGGTTTTTATTGGTTTATTTGTGCTTTAGGATATATGTTTATCAACTGTCTTGTGATTTTTTGGATAGGCTTTTTGATAGAAAGAGAAGCTAAAATATATAACTCTAAATCTGTTCTTAAAGAAAATCTACTTATTCTGTTTTTTACTTTTGCGCTCTGTGGAAGTATGGAGATTATCTCTTCTTTTGTAGTAGGTTTGATAGCCGTAATTTGGCTTACAAAATTTATAAATACGAAGAGAATCAATACTTTTTACGGTCTATTATTTCTCTTTGCTCTTCTTTGCTTTTGTTTTTCTGTCTTTGCAGCAGGAAATTCTGTCAGAGGTTCTCATTTTGCAGGTCTTTCAAATCCTATATTTATTCTGCCCAAACTTATTCCTAATTCATTAAATTATATTTTTTATTGGTTTTTCGAAACGCCTATTTTAGTTTTCACTTTATTTTATCTTCCCTTTGCTCATAAAATTGCCTCTAAAAGTTCGTATGATTTTGTATTTAAGGTAAATCCATTTTGGGCTTTGATTGTTTGGATAGGAGTTGTTTTTGGAAGTTTTTCTATTGGCTATATTTCTATTGGTGGAGAACTGCCGATGCGTATCAATAATATTATATATTTTTTATTCTTGATAGGCTGGTTTTATATTGTGAGTGTTTTTGTTAGTTTTTATCAAAAAAATAATGATTTTTCTATCTTTAAAAATCCTTCTGTTTTCACAAATTTGATTGCTCCTGTTGTTGTTTTTCTATTTTTATATAAAGAAAATAATCCTATTCGTGCAGCTTATGCAGATATTTTGAAGGGAAGAGCCTATAATTATTCAATGCAATTAGATACTAGAAAAACGCTGTTATCAAACTGTAAATCAGATACCTGTATTGTTCCCATAATTCCTAATCCTCCTCATATTATTTATGAACCTGCACTAGATTTAACAACTGACCCTGAAAACTGGAAGAACAAATCACAAGCAATTTATTTTGGTGTGAAGGCTATAAAAGTGAAAGAGTAA
- the obgE gene encoding GTPase ObgE — MDSPNFIDYVKLFLRSGKGGAGSRHFRKEKHVPLGGPDGGDGGRGGHVIIRANSQLWTLIHLRYQKHVFAEDGGNGSGQKSSGKQGEDTILEVPLGTVVKNSETGEKVAEVLEDGQEAILLHGGRGGLGNFHFRTSVNQAPEYAQPGEPCVEDWFTLELKVLADVGLVGFPNAGKSTLLSVVSAAKPKIANYAFTTLVPNLGVVPYRDHRSFVMADIPGIIEGAADGKGLGVRFLRHIERNSMLLFVISADTKNIRAEYDILVDELEKYNPELLDKKRLLAISKMDLIDDELKMMLADDLPKEIEHIFISAVAQMNLDTLKDKIWENLQK, encoded by the coding sequence TTGGATTCTCCTAACTTCATAGATTACGTTAAATTATTTCTTCGCTCTGGTAAGGGTGGAGCAGGTTCTAGACATTTTCGCAAAGAAAAACACGTTCCCTTGGGTGGTCCTGACGGTGGCGATGGTGGACGAGGTGGACACGTTATTATTCGTGCCAACTCTCAACTTTGGACGCTCATTCATTTGCGTTACCAAAAACATGTTTTTGCAGAAGATGGAGGAAATGGAAGTGGACAAAAAAGTTCGGGCAAACAAGGCGAAGATACTATTTTGGAAGTTCCATTGGGAACAGTTGTCAAAAACTCTGAAACAGGCGAAAAAGTAGCTGAAGTTTTGGAAGATGGACAAGAAGCAATTTTATTACACGGAGGGCGAGGAGGACTAGGAAACTTTCATTTTCGTACTTCCGTCAATCAAGCTCCTGAATATGCTCAACCAGGTGAGCCTTGTGTGGAAGATTGGTTTACACTAGAGCTAAAAGTTCTGGCTGACGTTGGTTTGGTAGGTTTTCCCAATGCAGGAAAATCGACACTGCTTTCAGTAGTTTCGGCAGCCAAACCAAAGATTGCAAATTATGCTTTCACTACGCTTGTTCCTAATTTGGGAGTTGTTCCGTATCGTGATCATCGTTCGTTTGTGATGGCTGATATTCCAGGAATTATTGAAGGTGCAGCAGATGGAAAAGGCTTAGGCGTTCGTTTCTTGAGACACATTGAACGAAATTCAATGCTTTTGTTTGTTATTTCGGCAGACACAAAAAATATAAGAGCAGAATATGATATTTTAGTAGATGAACTTGAAAAGTATAATCCAGAACTATTAGACAAAAAACGTCTTTTAGCTATCTCAAAAATGGATTTAATAGATGACGAACTCAAAATGATGTTAGCTGATGATTTGCCAAAAGAAATTGAGCATATTTTTATTTCAGCAGTAGCTCAAATGAATTTAGATACTTTAAAAGATAAAATTTGGGAAAATTTGCAGAAGTAG